The proteins below come from a single Argentina anserina chromosome 1, drPotAnse1.1, whole genome shotgun sequence genomic window:
- the LOC126786786 gene encoding ADP-ribosylation factor-like protein 8c: MGLLDSFLNWLRSLFFKQEMELSLVGLQNAGKTSLLNAIATGGYSEDMIPTVGFNMRKITKGNVTIKVWDLGGQRRFRTMWERYCRGVSVIVYVVDAADRDSVPISRSELHDLLMKPSLNGIPLLVLGNKIDKSEALSKQALVEQLGLDSITDKEVCCYMISCKDSINIDVVIDWLIKHSKTAN; this comes from the exons ATGGGTTTGTTGGACTCCTTCCTCAATTGGCTTCGCAG CTTATtcttcaaacaagaaatggaaCTTTCTCTAGTCGGGCTCCAGAATGCAGGAAAGACGTCTCTTTTGAATGCCATTGCT ACAGGGGGGTACAGTGAGGACATGATTCCAACA GTTGGATTCAACATGCGCAAAATAACGAAGGGAAATGTGACAATCAAGGTTTGGGACCTTGGAGGCCAACGGAGGTTCCGCACAATGTGGGAGCGTTACTGTCGTGGGGTCTCAGTAATTGT GTATGTAGTTGATGCTGCTGACAGAGACAGTGTTCCAATATCTCGAAGTGAGCTGCATGACCTGTTGATGAAACCTTCCTTAAATGGAATTCCTTTACTTGTTCTTGGCAACAAAATCGACAAGTCTGAGGCTCTTTCAAAGCAAGCATTGGTTGAACAGCT AGGCCTTGATTCAATCACGGACAAAGAGGTATGTTGCTACATGATCTCATGCAAGGATTCCATAAACATAGATGTTGTGATTGATTGGCTTATCAAACACTCCAAAACGGCAAACTGA